The stretch of DNA TGCTGGAGTATGACCCCCCAATGGATGATCTACGGTGCGAACGGCTTTACCGGACAGTTGATCGCCCGAGAAGCTGTCAAACGTGGCCTGACCCCCGTGCTCGCTGGGCGCTCCGCGGAGGCCATCCGACCGCTTGCCGGTGAGCTCGGGCTGGACAGCCGCGTGTTCGGGCTGGGCGGCTCCGGTGAGGTGCTTGAGGGTATCCGTGACATGAGGCTGGTCCTCCACTGCGCTGGTCCGTTTTCCCGGACGCAGCGGCCCATGCTCGAGGGTTGTCTGGGCACGGGAACGCACTACCTCGACATCACCGGAGAGCACGCCGCGCTTGAGGCCTTGCACTGGCGGGGTCCGGAGGCCCGACAGGCGAACGTCGTCGCTGTCGCGGGGGTCGGGTTCGATGTCGTTCCCACCGACGCCGTCGCTGTCCGGCTCGCTGAAGTGCTGCCCTCGGCCACCCGCCTACGTCTCGCCTTTCGTGGGGGCACCCTCAGTCGGGGTACAGCGATCACGATGGCGGAAAGCACCGGGGAGGGGGGCCTGAGCCGCCAGGGTGGTCTCTTCGTACGCGA from Deinococcus aerophilus encodes:
- a CDS encoding saccharopine dehydrogenase family protein, whose amino-acid sequence is MTPQWMIYGANGFTGQLIAREAVKRGLTPVLAGRSAEAIRPLAGELGLDSRVFGLGGSGEVLEGIRDMRLVLHCAGPFSRTQRPMLEGCLGTGTHYLDITGEHAALEALHWRGPEARQANVVAVAGVGFDVVPTDAVAVRLAEVLPSATRLRLAFRGGTLSRGTAITMAESTGEGGLSRQGGLFVREPVAARTWQVEHNGRYSTAVSIPWGDVVTAYYSTGIPTVETYLAVPPGAALVMRGNGWLAPLLRLPALQRLLAERASRAKGPTETELREGHTVVWGEVTDRAGNRRAMKLVGPDGYRFTVESALAAVGRVLAGGVPAGAWTPSQAFGAAFVTTLPGVELLQDARYA